In Nicotiana tabacum cultivar K326 chromosome 17, ASM71507v2, whole genome shotgun sequence, one DNA window encodes the following:
- the LOC142171921 gene encoding uncharacterized protein LOC142171921 yields the protein MDGENYNGWARAMRNALPAIKKIDNIVRGNITYIATAREKWLDLKERFGQGNAPRIHQIKLELALLNQEGTTVTTYYTKLKALCDELTAYNPMQQCSCGAAKELMQQQKPEKLHQFLMGLNIEMNIEI from the exons ATGGATGGGGAGAACTACAATGGATGGGCTAGGGCAATGAGAAATGCTCTACCAGCCATAAAAAAAATTG ATAATATTGTGCGTGGGAATATTACCTATATTGCCACAGCTAGGGAAAAATGGCTTGATTTGAAGGAGAGATTTGGACAAGGAAATGCTCCGAGGATTCATCAAATCAAATTGGAACTTGCTCTTCTAAATCAAGAAGGAACGACAGTTACAACATACTATACCAAATTGAAGGCATTATGTGATGAATTAACAGCCTACAATCCAATGCAACAATGCTCATGTGGAGCTGCAAAGGAGCTGATGCAACAACAAAAACCTGAAAAGTTGCATCAGTTTCTCATGGGGTTGAACATAGAAATGAACATAGAAATATAA